In a single window of the Suttonella indologenes genome:
- a CDS encoding ComEA family DNA-binding protein codes for MLFKKTLTKAVGVLVLLGLSAAVSAKVNINTATVEELSQLKNIGEVKAKAIVEYREANGDFAKIEDIVLVKGIGEGIFSALKEDLSVEGETSFEDVQNLK; via the coding sequence ATGTTGTTTAAAAAAACTTTAACTAAAGCAGTGGGAGTGTTGGTCTTATTGGGCTTATCGGCTGCGGTATCTGCTAAGGTCAATATCAATACGGCTACGGTAGAAGAACTGTCTCAGCTCAAAAATATTGGCGAGGTTAAAGCTAAAGCAATTGTAGAGTATCGTGAAGCTAATGGAGATTTTGCCAAAATTGAAGATATCGTTTTGGTTAAAGGAATAGGTGAGGGCATTTTTTCTGCACTGAAAGAGGATTTAAGCGTTGAAGGCGAAACTTCTTTCGAGGATGTTCAAAATTTAAAATAG
- the rpmA gene encoding 50S ribosomal protein L27: MAHKKAGGSSRNGRDSKAKRLGVKRFGGELVSAGSILVRQRGTPFNAGENVGVGKDHTLFAKADGRVVFSKRGPHKRQFVSIEAVEA, encoded by the coding sequence ATGGCACATAAGAAAGCGGGCGGCTCCAGCCGTAACGGACGCGATTCCAAAGCGAAACGTCTTGGCGTAAAACGTTTTGGCGGCGAATTGGTATCGGCAGGCAGCATTTTGGTTCGCCAACGCGGCACACCTTTTAATGCTGGCGAGAATGTAGGCGTGGGCAAAGACCACACTTTATTCGCTAAAGCAGACGGTCGCGTGGTATTTAGCAAGCGCGGTCCGCACAAACGTCAGTTTGTCAGCATCGAAGCGGTTGAAGCCTAA
- the rplU gene encoding 50S ribosomal protein L21: MFAVIETGGKQYKVKPGQRLRVETLAGEAGDSISFDKVLLIAAGESDVAVGAPYLAGKAVSATIVEHGRHKKIKIIKFRRRKHSMKQQGHRQNYTEVLIGAIDGKTE; the protein is encoded by the coding sequence ATGTTTGCAGTTATCGAAACCGGCGGTAAACAATATAAAGTCAAGCCTGGGCAACGATTACGCGTGGAAACACTGGCAGGCGAAGCCGGCGACAGTATTTCCTTTGACAAGGTCTTATTGATTGCGGCGGGCGAAAGCGATGTAGCAGTCGGCGCGCCTTATTTGGCAGGTAAAGCGGTGAGCGCAACGATTGTTGAGCACGGCCGCCACAAGAAAATTAAAATCATCAAATTCCGTCGCCGTAAGCATTCTATGAAGCAACAAGGTCATCGTCAAAACTATACGGAAGTATTGATTGGCGCAATTGACGGCAAAACCGAATAA
- a CDS encoding NnrS family protein: MNKFLNELSNRAIFNLGFRIFFASGAFYAALCMALWIFIYRSADLSAYVRILPQYWHGHEMVFGYAMAIVAGFLLTAVGNWTGLAMPSGKSLCLMWMPWLAARVIFIVLPQFLWLAVLLDTLFTLMLLWGIGKPILEVKQWRQMGILSKIVLMILANMLCLAAAFGWHIGWYYGLYLGVFVIIGLVLTIGRRVTPFFIKNGAGYPFEPRNSAWIDRISLAGFVAFFIFEICTPWKTAASVCALISALAQTWRLQGWHTQGIWKRPLLWSMFISMGLIVLGQFLYFLRLFVPRITDSLAMHMMAVGGIGLLTLSMMARVSLGHSGRNIHQPPKTVPWALGLLVAATIFRVLLPLIAPQQMPVWIVHAQVLWVIAFLMLVISYFSIWSTPRIDGRPG; this comes from the coding sequence ATGAATAAGTTTCTGAATGAATTGTCAAATAGAGCGATTTTTAATCTCGGTTTCCGGATTTTTTTTGCCAGCGGCGCATTTTATGCGGCATTATGTATGGCGCTGTGGATTTTTATCTACCGCAGCGCTGATCTAAGCGCCTATGTGCGCATTTTGCCGCAATATTGGCACGGGCATGAAATGGTTTTCGGCTACGCCATGGCGATTGTGGCGGGTTTTCTCTTAACGGCGGTCGGCAATTGGACAGGACTGGCAATGCCTTCAGGAAAATCATTGTGTCTGATGTGGATGCCGTGGTTGGCGGCGCGCGTGATTTTTATTGTTCTGCCGCAATTTCTATGGTTGGCGGTATTATTAGATACGCTCTTTACGCTGATGTTGCTCTGGGGTATCGGTAAGCCGATTCTTGAAGTAAAACAGTGGCGGCAAATGGGAATTTTGTCGAAAATCGTCTTGATGATTCTGGCAAATATGTTGTGTCTGGCGGCAGCCTTCGGTTGGCATATCGGCTGGTATTACGGCTTGTATTTGGGCGTTTTCGTTATTATCGGTTTGGTGCTGACGATTGGGCGCCGCGTTACGCCCTTCTTCATTAAAAATGGCGCGGGCTATCCTTTTGAGCCGCGTAATAGTGCATGGATAGACCGCATCAGCTTGGCGGGCTTTGTTGCCTTCTTTATTTTTGAAATCTGTACGCCGTGGAAAACAGCGGCAAGCGTATGCGCATTGATTTCCGCTTTGGCGCAAACATGGCGCTTACAAGGCTGGCATACGCAAGGCATCTGGAAGCGCCCTTTATTGTGGAGTATGTTTATTTCGATGGGATTAATCGTGCTCGGGCAATTCCTGTATTTCCTCCGTTTATTTGTGCCGCGAATTACAGATTCACTTGCCATGCACATGATGGCGGTAGGCGGTATCGGTTTGCTGACGCTTTCTATGATGGCACGCGTTAGCCTTGGTCATTCAGGGCGCAATATTCATCAGCCGCCTAAAACCGTTCCTTGGGCATTGGGATTATTGGTGGCTGCAACTATTTTCCGCGTTTTGCTTCCATTAATCGCACCGCAGCAAATGCCGGTGTGGATTGTGCATGCCCAAGTGCTATGGGTAATTGCCTTTTTGATGCTGGTCATAAGCTATTTTTCTATTTGGTCAACGCCTAGAATCGATGGTCGCCCCGGATAA
- the proB gene encoding glutamate 5-kinase, which produces MSRSQYLAHVNRWVVKMGSAMITRGGEALDTEALADWVAQMAALHKDGKQFVVVSSGAIAVGMQILGWQKRPTELSELQTAAAVGQMRLAGAWQEAFAAHNIRVAQVLLTHDDAADRRRYLNIRSALQTMCRLGIVPIINENDTVSFEEIRFGDNDNLGAMVANITTAGAYLILTDQRGMYNKNPREHADAQFLEQVDANDPTLPVMAGKTGGVLGSGGMYTKVLAAQKAARSGTHTVLAYGREPEVIRQAVGAENIGTLFLAPADSQQARKQWLGSQLQVQGTLYLDDGAVQALTQSHKSLLPIGVRRVEGEFARGELLRCCNMAGEELARGLSNYNSEDCRILCGKHSQEVARLLVHGETLIHRDNLVLV; this is translated from the coding sequence ATGAGTCGTAGTCAATACTTGGCGCATGTCAATCGCTGGGTGGTCAAAATGGGTAGCGCGATGATTACGCGCGGCGGAGAAGCTTTGGATACGGAGGCTTTGGCGGACTGGGTGGCGCAAATGGCGGCTTTGCACAAAGACGGCAAGCAGTTTGTGGTGGTCAGTTCGGGGGCGATTGCGGTAGGTATGCAGATTTTAGGCTGGCAGAAGCGTCCGACGGAATTGTCTGAATTGCAAACTGCGGCAGCGGTGGGGCAGATGCGTTTGGCAGGGGCTTGGCAAGAGGCTTTTGCGGCGCATAATATTCGCGTGGCGCAGGTCTTGCTTACGCATGACGATGCCGCCGATCGCCGCCGTTATCTGAATATCCGTTCGGCTTTGCAGACGATGTGCCGCTTAGGAATTGTGCCGATTATCAATGAAAACGATACGGTGTCGTTTGAGGAAATCCGTTTCGGCGATAATGATAATTTGGGCGCGATGGTGGCAAATATTACGACCGCCGGCGCTTATCTGATTCTGACCGATCAACGCGGTATGTATAACAAAAATCCGCGCGAACATGCAGATGCGCAATTTCTTGAGCAAGTGGATGCTAATGATCCGACTTTGCCGGTAATGGCGGGTAAAACCGGCGGTGTTTTGGGTTCCGGCGGCATGTACACGAAAGTCTTGGCGGCACAGAAAGCGGCACGCAGCGGCACGCATACGGTCTTGGCTTATGGGCGCGAGCCGGAAGTGATTCGCCAAGCGGTTGGCGCGGAAAATATCGGCACGCTGTTTCTGGCGCCGGCAGATAGTCAGCAAGCACGCAAGCAATGGCTGGGCAGCCAATTGCAGGTGCAAGGAACTTTGTATTTGGATGACGGTGCGGTGCAGGCATTGACTCAGTCGCATAAGAGTTTGCTGCCGATTGGCGTACGGCGCGTGGAGGGCGAATTTGCGCGCGGGGAATTGCTGCGCTGCTGTAATATGGCAGGCGAAGAATTGGCGCGCGGATTGTCTAATTACAATAGCGAAGATTGCCGTATTCTGTGCGGTAAACACAGTCAGGAAGTCGCGCGCTTATTAGTGCATGGCGAAACCTTGATTCATCGTGATAATTTGGTCTTAGTCTGA
- the cgtA gene encoding Obg family GTPase CgtA — MRFVDEALIFVQAGKGGNGIVSFRREKFIEFGGPDGGDGGDGGSVFLRGNEGVNTLADFRFNRRFEAKNGQPGEGRNKSGKSGEDLVIDVPVGTQVYVAETDELIGDITEHGQALLVAQGGFHGLGNTRYKSSVNRAPRQSKPGSAGEGRELRLELKLLADVGLLGMPNAGKSTLISAVSSAKPKIADYPFTTLHPNLGVVRVGMLQSFVMADIPGLIEGAAEGAGLGHQFLRHLSRNRLLLHVLDCSPLSDSQDPVRDFQQVDAELGKYDEVFVEIPRWLVLNKMDTLPAEEQAAREAEIVAAIGWQGPVYRISAATGEGTQQLCADVMQKLEQMKADEEFLSSAEHWDAPHES; from the coding sequence ATGAGATTTGTAGATGAGGCTTTGATTTTCGTGCAAGCGGGCAAGGGTGGCAATGGGATTGTGAGCTTTCGGCGCGAGAAATTTATTGAGTTCGGCGGACCTGACGGCGGCGACGGCGGCGATGGCGGCAGTGTGTTTTTGCGCGGCAATGAGGGTGTGAATACTTTGGCGGATTTCCGTTTTAACCGCCGCTTTGAGGCGAAAAACGGTCAGCCCGGCGAGGGGCGCAATAAGAGCGGCAAAAGCGGCGAGGATTTGGTGATTGATGTGCCGGTCGGTACACAGGTCTATGTGGCGGAAACAGATGAGTTGATCGGCGATATTACCGAGCATGGGCAGGCGCTGTTGGTGGCGCAGGGCGGTTTTCACGGCTTGGGCAATACGCGTTATAAAAGTTCTGTTAATCGCGCGCCGCGCCAATCCAAGCCGGGCTCGGCGGGCGAGGGGCGCGAGTTGCGTTTGGAACTGAAATTGCTTGCCGATGTGGGCTTGCTCGGTATGCCGAATGCAGGAAAATCTACTTTGATTTCCGCTGTCTCTTCCGCAAAACCTAAGATTGCCGATTATCCTTTCACGACTTTGCACCCGAATTTGGGTGTGGTGCGCGTGGGAATGTTGCAAAGTTTTGTGATGGCGGATATTCCGGGTTTGATTGAGGGCGCGGCGGAAGGCGCGGGCTTGGGACATCAATTTTTGCGTCATTTGTCGCGTAACCGTTTGTTATTGCATGTTTTGGATTGTTCGCCTTTGAGCGATTCACAAGATCCAGTGCGGGATTTTCAGCAGGTGGATGCGGAATTGGGGAAATATGACGAGGTGTTTGTCGAGATTCCGCGTTGGCTGGTTTTGAATAAGATGGATACTTTGCCTGCCGAGGAACAGGCGGCGCGCGAGGCGGAGATTGTGGCGGCAATCGGCTGGCAAGGTCCCGTGTATCGTATTTCGGCGGCGACAGGCGAGGGCACGCAGCAATTATGCGCCGATGTGATGCAAAAACTTGAGCAGATGAAGGCGGATGAAGAATTTTTATCTTCCGCTGAACATTGGGATGCGCCTCATGAGTCGTAG
- a CDS encoding cation:proton antiporter: MSLPFIFALVLVASAVFSVFNDRILRMHRSIGVMLLALSVSLLLLLAKHFGIFQIEQITQSVASLNFSHTLIHGMLGALLFAGGININFDELQPRLVVITVLAVAGVLISTFTVGILAYVFVNYLLGILLSMVYCLTFGALISPTDPIAVLAILRSIGVSKGLDMDITGESLFNDGIGFVVFAFFFEMAVHSESMGAGEVSMFFIKSVGGAFVLAALCSYAAFYLLQQARDSHVEIMISLALVFGSFELAETLHVSPAISIVCVGLFFGRLCNRKMSEEGRTALYHFWGVVDEIFNTLLFVMVGLLLLIVPLTTHIFFLGVISVAIVLFGRWISVIVPVAVLKKWYYFSPRSVRIMTWGGLRGGLSMAMALTLPDSEAKNMILWMTYAVVVFSILVQGTTVARVAGQRATHGNEYRDPRLSEFSAAASASETNAERRLGAARKTGD; the protein is encoded by the coding sequence ATGTCATTGCCTTTTATCTTTGCGCTGGTCTTAGTCGCCAGCGCTGTTTTTTCTGTTTTTAATGATCGCATTTTGCGGATGCACCGCTCTATCGGCGTAATGCTTTTGGCCTTGAGCGTGTCTTTGTTATTATTGTTGGCAAAGCATTTCGGTATTTTTCAGATCGAGCAGATTACGCAGTCGGTGGCGAGTCTGAATTTCAGCCACACGCTAATTCACGGTATGTTGGGGGCTTTGCTGTTCGCCGGCGGCATCAATATCAATTTTGATGAGTTGCAGCCGCGCTTGGTCGTGATTACGGTGCTGGCGGTGGCGGGCGTCTTGATTTCGACTTTTACGGTCGGCATTTTGGCGTATGTGTTTGTGAATTATCTCTTGGGAATACTGCTGTCGATGGTGTATTGCCTGACTTTCGGCGCTTTGATTTCACCGACCGATCCGATTGCCGTATTGGCGATTTTACGTTCGATTGGCGTGTCGAAAGGCTTGGACATGGATATTACGGGCGAGTCTTTATTTAATGACGGCATTGGTTTTGTCGTCTTTGCCTTTTTCTTTGAAATGGCGGTGCATTCCGAGAGTATGGGCGCCGGCGAAGTCTCGATGTTTTTTATTAAGAGCGTGGGCGGAGCTTTTGTTTTGGCGGCCTTGTGTAGTTATGCGGCTTTTTATCTGCTGCAACAGGCGCGCGATTCGCATGTGGAAATTATGATCAGCTTAGCTTTGGTGTTCGGCAGTTTCGAATTGGCGGAGACTTTGCATGTATCGCCTGCCATCAGCATTGTTTGTGTCGGACTGTTTTTCGGCAGATTGTGCAATCGTAAAATGAGCGAGGAAGGGCGCACAGCTTTGTACCATTTCTGGGGCGTAGTAGATGAAATTTTCAATACCTTGCTGTTTGTAATGGTGGGATTGCTGCTGTTGATTGTGCCGCTGACGACGCATATTTTCTTTTTGGGCGTGATCTCGGTAGCGATCGTTTTGTTCGGACGTTGGATCAGTGTGATTGTGCCGGTGGCGGTTTTGAAAAAATGGTATTACTTTTCACCGCGTTCGGTTCGCATCATGACTTGGGGCGGCTTGCGCGGCGGTTTGTCGATGGCAATGGCGCTGACTTTGCCCGACAGTGAGGCGAAAAACATGATTTTATGGATGACTTATGCAGTGGTCGTATTTTCGATTTTGGTACAAGGTACGACGGTTGCCCGTGTGGCAGGGCAAAGAGCAACGCATGGGAATGAATACCGTGATCCGCGGCTAAGCGAGTTTTCCGCTGCCGCTTCTGCTAGCGAGACAAATGCCGAACGACGTTTGGGTGCTGCGCGCAAGACAGGGGATTAG
- a CDS encoding IS30 family transposase yields the protein MYSRRSEKVVQGGELQTVQERTARRANAVILFHFFDYTISREIKRNTGKRAYRPLQAQEMAQDRKKQNAYQLSDFAKAYINHLIERKYSPEQMTGRLKRLGWQHVPSHESIYRYIYADKKSGGDLYRHLRSQKTYRKRGFKAHDRRGHIPNRVDISERPEIVEQRRRLGDYEGDTVIGYKHKGALVTLVERTTREVKLKALKHRKAEQVAQACIEILNAEKVCTITFDNGKEFSQHEQIAEALNAEIFFAGPYHSWERGSNENLNGLIRQFLPKSVRLDNLCAEYIKEIEDNLNNRPRKVLGFMTPLEVKVSFGCVALHI from the coding sequence ATCTATAGTCGGAGAAGTGAAAAAGTAGTACAAGGCGGCGAGCTGCAGACAGTACAAGAGCGTACGGCAAGGCGAGCCAACGCCGTAATACTTTTTCACTTCTTTGACTATACCATCAGCCGAGAGATTAAACGCAATACAGGTAAAAGAGCTTATCGACCGCTGCAGGCTCAAGAAATGGCACAAGATCGTAAAAAGCAAAACGCTTATCAACTCAGTGATTTTGCCAAAGCCTACATCAATCATCTGATTGAGAGAAAATATTCTCCCGAACAGATGACAGGGCGTCTTAAACGACTGGGTTGGCAACATGTTCCCAGTCATGAAAGCATTTATCGCTATATTTATGCAGACAAGAAATCAGGCGGAGACTTATATCGTCATCTGCGTAGTCAGAAAACCTACCGCAAACGTGGCTTCAAAGCTCATGACAGACGCGGACACATTCCCAACAGAGTAGATATTTCAGAACGCCCGGAAATAGTAGAACAGCGTAGGCGCTTAGGGGATTATGAAGGTGATACGGTCATTGGTTATAAGCACAAAGGAGCATTAGTGACTCTTGTAGAAAGAACAACAAGAGAAGTCAAACTCAAAGCATTGAAGCATCGTAAAGCCGAACAAGTGGCACAAGCTTGTATAGAGATACTTAATGCTGAAAAGGTTTGCACGATTACTTTTGATAATGGCAAAGAATTTTCTCAGCATGAACAGATAGCTGAAGCACTCAATGCCGAGATATTTTTTGCCGGACCTTATCACTCTTGGGAGAGAGGGAGTAATGAGAACCTCAACGGATTGATTCGGCAATTTTTGCCGAAGTCTGTGAGACTCGATAATCTCTGCGCTGAATACATCAAAGAGATAGAGGACAATTTGAATAATCGTCCTCGTAAGGTGCTAGGCTTTATGACGCCATTGGAGGTTAAAGTTAGCTTTGGGTGCGTTGCACTTCATATTTGA